A single Danio rerio strain Tuebingen ecotype United States chromosome 17, GRCz12tu, whole genome shotgun sequence DNA region contains:
- the reep3a gene encoding receptor expression-enhancing protein 3a isoform X1, whose translation MVSWIISRVIVLVFGTLYPAYYSFKAVKSKNVKEYVRWMMYWIVFALYTVVETITDLSLAWFPVYYELKMAFVFWLLSPYTRGASVIYRKFLHPMLASKEREIDEYIVQARERSYETMVNFGRQGLTIAAAAAVTAAVKQ comes from the exons TCTTGTGTTTGGAACGCTGTACCCTGCCTACTATTCCTTTAAAGCTGTCAAATCCAAAAACGTCAAAGAATAT GTGCGATGGATGATGTACTGGATTGTGTTTGCTCTTTACACAGTGGTGGAGACGATCACAGATCTTTCTTTGGcttg GTTTCCAGTTTATTATGAGCTAAAAATGGCTTTCGTCTTTTGGCTGTTGTCTCCCTACACCAGAGGAGCCAGTGTCATCTACAGGAAGTTCCTACACCCTATGCTGGCATCCAAAGAGAGG GAGATTGATGAATATATTGTCCAGGCCAGAGAGAGGAGCTATGAGACCATGGTGAATTTTGGGCGTCAGGGTCTCACAATCGCAGCCGCTGCTGCTGTCACTGCTGCTGTGAAG CAGTAG
- the reep3a gene encoding receptor expression-enhancing protein 3a, producing MVSWIISRVIVLVFGTLYPAYYSFKAVKSKNVKEYVRWMMYWIVFALYTVVETITDLSLAWFPVYYELKMAFVFWLLSPYTRGASVIYRKFLHPMLASKEREIDEYIVQARERSYETMVNFGRQGLTIAAAAAVTAAVKGQGAISERLRSFSIPDLTQVPSEQSAIFNSSRRALPPADSEPYKQTGEGHEEETDGIFSEDEASVQKGLRRSQSVKLTRAKAARKEPRYGSLKLKPRRRQLVTSSTYDHP from the exons TCTTGTGTTTGGAACGCTGTACCCTGCCTACTATTCCTTTAAAGCTGTCAAATCCAAAAACGTCAAAGAATAT GTGCGATGGATGATGTACTGGATTGTGTTTGCTCTTTACACAGTGGTGGAGACGATCACAGATCTTTCTTTGGcttg GTTTCCAGTTTATTATGAGCTAAAAATGGCTTTCGTCTTTTGGCTGTTGTCTCCCTACACCAGAGGAGCCAGTGTCATCTACAGGAAGTTCCTACACCCTATGCTGGCATCCAAAGAGAGG GAGATTGATGAATATATTGTCCAGGCCAGAGAGAGGAGCTATGAGACCATGGTGAATTTTGGGCGTCAGGGTCTCACAATCGCAGCCGCTGCTGCTGTCACTGCTGCTGTGAAG GGACAGGGGGCCATCAGTGAACGTCTGAGGAGTTTCAGTATTCCAGACCTGACGCAGGTTCCCTCTGAGCAATCAGCCATCTTCAACTCCAGCCGACGGGCCCTGCCGCCTGCGGATTCTG AGCCATATAAACAGACAGGGGAGGGTCATGAGGAGGAAACAGATGGAATATTCTCTGAAGATGAGGCGTCTGTGCAGAAGGGGCTACGCAGATCTCAGAGCGTGAAACTCACTCGTGCCAAAGCAGCACGCAAAGAG CCTCGCTATGGCTCTCTGAAGCTGAAACCTAGAAGAAGACAACTGGTTACATCGTCCACTTATGACCATCCATGA